Proteins encoded in a region of the Zea mays cultivar B73 chromosome 2, Zm-B73-REFERENCE-NAM-5.0, whole genome shotgun sequence genome:
- the LOC100194023 gene encoding uncharacterized protein LOC100194023: MELACTCPPCSCRGAPSRAPSAMAASLAQTWLGLRPSVAASSPSPVSSCAREPLPPRVCSSELAATCRSSPGAPSHGHQAPQLLLSFPAPASLLGFRAARTNPCSPACSRFSHGVFPASPRRIFFQLAQVCCSSPMVVGRCCAASWCRDPPAVDVLYCAKLRSAVDACRLFDALRG; encoded by the coding sequence ATGGAGCTCGCCTGCACGTGTCCTCCCTGCTCATGCCGCGGTGCTCCCAGCCGAGCGCCCTCTGCCATGGCCGCGTCCCTAGCTCAGACCTGGCTTGGCCTTCGCCCCAGCGTCGCGGCTTCATCCCCAAGTCCGGTGTCCAGCTGTGCTCGCGAGCCTCTCCCTCCGCGCGTCTGCTCTTCCGAGCTCGCCGCGacctgccgaagctcccctggcgCGCCTAGCCATGGCCACCAAGCACCCCAACTCCTTCTCAGTTTTCCAGCGCCTGCTTCCCTGCTCGGATTCAGGGCCGCGCGCACGAATCCCTGCTCACCAGCGTGCTCTAGATTCAGCCATGGAGTGTTCCCTGCGTCTCCTCGCCGGATCTTTTTCCAGCTCGCGCAGGTCTGCTGCTCATCTCCCATGGTGGTTGGTCGCTGCTGCGCAGCTTCCTGGTGCCGCGACCCCCCCGCCGTGGATGTCCTCTACTGCGCCAAACTGCGCAGCGCCGTTGACGCCTGCCGATTGTTCGATGCTTTGCGCGGCTAG